In Channa argus isolate prfri chromosome 23, Channa argus male v1.0, whole genome shotgun sequence, the following are encoded in one genomic region:
- the afg3l1 gene encoding mitochondrial inner membrane m-AAA protease component AFG3L1 — protein MSQLLRLLSAASFPLCRCGGARARLSAVIPRLRSPVGDWSSAAPNVTRTPANFVFCRRFQTAQRRLYSSEPKDGKGAGGKSDGGKRGGGGKDWWSRMQKGDFPWDEKDFRYIAVTVTGVSSLLLYFYFRDSGKEISWKEFVHRYLGRGLVDRLEVINKQFVRVILVPGADADASYVWFNIGSVDTFERNLEAAHLELGLELSNRVTVVYSTESDGSFLMSMVPTLLLIGFLLFTLRRGPMGGGPGGGRGMPFSMGESTAKMMKDNINVKFKDVAGCEEAKLEILEFVNFLKNPQQYKELGAKIPKGAVLSGPPGTGKTLLAKATAGEANVPFITVNGSEFLEMFVGVGPARVRDMFAMARKNAPCILFIDEIDAVGRKRGGGNFGGQSEHENTLNQLLVEMDGFNTASNVVVLAGTNRPDILDPALMRPGRFDRQIYIGPPDIKGRASIFKVHLRPIKVDPSLDKNALARKMAAATPGFTGADIANLCNEAALIAARYLEPSVHGKHFEQAIDRVIGGLEKKTQVLQPTEKKTVAYHEAGHAVVGWFLQHADPLLKVSIIPRGKGLGYSQYLPREQYLYSKEQLFDRMCMMLGGRVAEQVFFGRITTGAQDDLKKVTQSAYAQVVQFGMSEKVGQVSFDLPRQGEMVLEKPYSEATAELIDQEVRELVERAYNRTLELIKDKKELVEMVGSRLLMKEVLNKADMLELLGPRPFEEKSTYEDFVEGTGSFEEDTMLPEGLKDWNQKREEVAEESGPTQEKQLATGKRR, from the exons ATGTCTCAGTTGCTGAGGCTTCTCTCGGCGGCCTCTTTTCCACTGTGCCGTTGTGGTGGAGCCCGGGCTCGTCTTTCCGCGGTGATACCAAGACTCAGGTCCCCAGTCGGGGACTGGAGCTCCGCTGCCCCG AATGTTACTCGGACTCCAGCTAACTTCGTGTTCTGTCGTAGGTTCCAGACAGCGCAGAGACGACTGTACTCCTCTGAACCTAAAG ATGGAAAAGGAGCAGGAGGAAAGTCAGATGGAGGgaagaggggaggagggggaaaaGACTGGTGGAGTCGAATGCAGAAG GGCGACTTCCCCTGGGATGAGAAGGATTTCCGTTACATTGCGGTCACTGTGACCGGAGTCAGCTCACTTCTGCTCTACTTCTACTTCAGAGACAGTGGCAAAGAAATCAGCTGGAAGGAATTCGTCCACCGTTACCTGGGCAGAGGCTTG GTGGACCGGCTGGAGGTGATAAACAAACAGTTTGTCAGGGTGATCCTGGTGCCAGGAGCCGATGCTGATGCA AGCTATGTTTGGTTCAACATCGGCAGCGTCGACACGTTTGAAAGGAACCTGGAGGCGGCACACCTGGAGCTTGGCCTGGAGCTGTCGAACCGAGTCACTGTCGTCTACAGCACAGAGAGTGACGG CTCTTTTCTGATGAGCATGGTTCCCACCTTGCTGTTGATTGGCTTCCTGCTCTTCACCCTGCGACGAGGACCAATGGGAGGAGGTCCCGGTGGTGGGAGGGGGATGCCGTTTAGCATGGGTGAGTCGACAGCCAAAATGATGAAGGACAACATAAATGTGAAGTTCAAGGATGTGGCCGGCTGCGAGGAGGCTAAACTGGAGATCCTGGAGTTTGTCAACTTCCTGAAGAACCCACAGCAGTACAAGGAGCTCGGAGCCAAGATCCCCAAG GGTGCTGTGCTGTCTGGTCCTCCTGGGACAGGGAAGACTTTGCTGGCCAAAGCCACAGCTGGAGAAGCCAACGTCCCCTTCATCACCGTCAACGGCTCAGAGTTCCTGGAGATGTTCGTTGGTGTCGGTCCGGCTCGG GTGAGGGACATGTTCGCCATGGCGAGGAAGAACGCCCCCTGCATCCTCTTCATCGATGAGATCGACGCTGtggggaggaagagaggaggagggaactTTGGTGGTCAGAGCGAGCATGAGAACACGCTGAACCAGCTGCTGGTGGAGATGGATG GTTTTAACACGGCCTCGAATGTGGTGGTCCTGGCTGGAACCAACAGACCCGACATCCTGGATCCTGCTTTGATGAGACCGGGGCGCTTCGACAGACAGATCTACATAG GTCCTCCAGACATTAAAGGCAGGGCGTCCATCTTTAAAGTCCACCTGCGACCAATCAAAGTGGACCCCAGTCTGGACAAAAATGCTCTGGCCAGGAAGATGGCGGCTGCAACACCAGGGTTCACTG GAGCCGACATTGCTAACTTGTGCAACGAGGCAGCTCTGATCGCCGCCCGATACCTGGAGCCCTCAGTCCACGGCAAGCACTTTGAACAGGCCATCGACCGCGTCATCGGAG GTCTGGAGAAGAAGACTCAGGTTCTGCAGCCTACTGAGAAAAAGACAGTAGCCTATCATGAGGCTGGTCATGCCGTTGTGGGCTGGTTCCTGCAGCACGCCGACCCTTTGCTGAAG GTGTCAATCATCCCACGGGGAAAAGGTCTGGGTTATTCTCAGTACCTGCCGAGAGAACAGTACCTGTACAGCAAAGAGCAGCTGTTCGACAGGATGTGTATGATGCTGGGGGGCCGGGTGGCTGAGCAGGTCTTCTTCGGGCGGATTACCACCGGAGCTCAGGACGACCTGAAGAAGGTCACTCAGTCAGCCTACGCTCAG GTGGTGCAGTTTGGGATGAGCGAGAAGGTGGGGCAGGTGTCGTTCGACCTGCCCCGGCAGGGGGAGATGGTTCTGGAGAAGCCGTACAGCGAGGCCACGGCCGAGCTGATAGATCAGGAGGTCAGAGAGCTGGTGGAGAGAGCGTACAACCGCACCCTGGAGCTCATTAAGGACAAGAAGGAGCTGGTGGAGATG gTGGGGAGTCGTCTCCTGATGAAAGAGGTCCTGAACAAAGCAGACATGCTGGAGCTTCTGGGCCCGAGGCCGTTTGAGGAGAAGTCGACGTACGAAGACTTTGTGGAGGGGACGGGGAGCTTTGAGGAGGACACGATGCTCCCGGAGGGACTCAAAGACTGGAACCAGAAGCGAGAAGAGGTTGCAGAGGAGAGTGGCCCCACTCAGGAGAAACAGCTGGCCACTGGAAAACGCAGATaa